From the genome of Fusarium keratoplasticum isolate Fu6.1 chromosome 11, whole genome shotgun sequence, one region includes:
- a CDS encoding PNP-UDP-1 domain-containing protein yields the protein MESLLGEVRQGVKEVLHHQRNEEEENLLQWLSPIDHAKTQVDKARGRDPGTGAGKWLLDSSEFQGWLDAGNKTLFCPGIPGAGKTVLASIVIENLLGRREQTDSKPIGVAFIYLDFKQQLELVQLLGSILRQLAAHHSSALGSVKKLHDTCKAESREVYIREVRDVLHSIVPSFSRLFIVVDALDEAEHHLGEALLDEIFQVQQAYGANVFATYMTKLPRFVRQSPELQEETRTEIVKAIDGMFLLATLHLDSLVGARSMRAFRDALGSLPTGNNAYDRAYDLALERIEGQTRNRRDLAIEVLSWVACARVHLTTVQLQHALAVIVGSTHFDQSNISDMDDVVSVCAGLVVVDPGRDIVRLVHYTTQEYFERERSKRLPDAQSHITASCLAYLSLDFFQKISWAEYKRDFVPFSGYPFHEYAALNWGYHAREASALLPTVLEFLRCGNIGLSKAVLREFVFNDTIAYWGAAPTPIGLHLAAYFGLLEAVKLLADQTCLGSNDEAYRTPLSWAATNGQVEMVSYLLNTGKVDAESKCPRGRTPLHYAAGRGHVGVMEALLMIAGADINARDDRSRTPLHLAVREKQGPAVQWLLDHGADLNTKDTWDDTPLRHAVKDDNVAMMRQLLGKDQTGLSSRDDCRGLLSFAVSEGSMAAFKLLVDEYKMDVNSKDSDGRTVLLVALREELVDPTKVADFFLADSRTDLISPDCLGRTPLSYAAQNNYLVAVKLLLAKDGVDVNSRDNEGRSALSWVAGSEGRHLSIAQLLVEAGADVDSKDDKSRSILSWVVWYGHSAMAQLLVQAGIDIDAKDERGRTSLLEAAKQLHHIAIKLHEIDSEISKHNKGVCECTDQHAYAPHDREPLTSILRRYKAIFDLLVENGAGVEVRDQDGQTIESYREAERDFWSSLRDGIQDQPRGQHRECPQGYSSPDCRDTDNCFFPYW from the exons ATGGAGTCCC TTCTAGGTGAAGTCCGCCAAGGTGTGAAAGAGgtcctccatcatcaacgcaacgaagaggaggagaacctGCTGCAATGGCTTTCCCCGATTGACCATGCCAAGACCCAGGTCGACAAGGCCCGGGGCCGAGACCCCGGAACTGGGGCCGGAAAATGGCTCTTGGATTCCTCAGAATTCCAAGGTTGGCTCGATGCTGGCAACAAGACTCTCTTCTGCCCAGGTATACCTGGAGCAGGCAAGACGGTTCTCGCATCAATCGTCATTGAGAACTTACTCGGGAGACGAGAGCAAACCGACAGCAAGCCGATCGGAGTGGCATTTATATATCTGGACTTCAAACAACAGCTCGAGCTTGTTCAACTCCTTGGAAGCATTCTCAGACAACTAGCCGCCCATCATTCGTCTGCTCTTGGCAGCGTCAAAAAACTTCATGATACATGCAAGGCTGAATCTCGAGAGGTGTACATTCGTGAAGTCCGAGATGTTTTACATTCCATCGTCCCGAGTTTCTCGAGGCTTTTCATTGTCGTGGACGCACTCGACGAGGCTGAACACCACCTCGGTGAAGCACTCCTAGATGAGATCTTCCAGGTACAACAAGCATATGGAGCCAATGTCTTTGCAAC TTACATGACCAAGCTGCCTCGTTTTGTCAGGCAGAGCCCCGAGCTGCAAGAGGAGACAAGGACAGAAATCGTCAAGGCTATCGATGGAAT GTTTCTCCTGGCCACCCTCCATCTTGACTCGTTGGTCGGTGCGCGGTCTATGAGAGCGTTCCGAGATGCTTTAGGAAGCCTTCCAACTGGCAACAATGCCTATGATCGAGCCTATGACCTTGCTCTAGAGCGAATCGAGGGTCAAACTCGGAACAGGCGCGATCTTGCCATCGAAGTACTATCGTGGGTTGCCTGCGCAAGGGTTCATCTCACCACTGTTCAGCTCCAGCACGCTCTTGCTGTCATTGTCGGCTCGACACATTTTGACCAGTCCAATATCTCTGACATGGACGATGTCGTCTCTGTTTGCGCCGGTCTGGTCGTTGTGGATCCAGGACGCGACATTGTTCGGCTTGTGCACTATACAACTCAAGAATATTTTGAGCGGGAAAGGAGCAAGCGACTCCCGGATGCACAGAGCCATATAACTGCTTCTTGTCTCGCCTATCTTTCGCTTGACTTCTTTCAAAAGATATCCTGGGCAGAATACAAGCGGGATTTTGTGCCGTTCTCGGGCTACCCTTTCCATGAGTATGCTGCACTAAACTGGGGATATCATGCCCGTGAAGCATCAGCCTTGCTTCCGACCGTACTTGAATTTCTCAGGTGTGGAAATATTGGACTATCAAAAGCCGTCCTGAGGGAATTTGTGTTCAATGATACTATTGCCTATTGGGGTGCTGCACCAACACCAATCGGGCTTCATTTGGCAGCCTATTTTGGACTCTTGGAGGCAGTGAAACTCCTCGCAGATCAAACTTGCCTAGGTTCCAACGATGAAGCTTATCGTACGCCATTATCATGGGCTGCCACCAACGGACAGGTCGAAATGGTATCGTATCTCCTCAACACAGGCAAGGTTGACGCAGAGTCCAAATGCCCAAGAGGGAGAACACCGTTGCATTACGCTGCAGGGAGAGGACACGTGGGTGTTATGGAGGCTTTACTTATGATAGCCGGTGCTGACATCAACGCTCGCGATGACCGGAGCCGCACACCGCTACACCTCGCCGTTCGTGAAAAGCAAGGCCCCGCAGTGCAGTGGCTTCTAGACCATGGGGCAGACTTGAACACCAAAGACACTTGGGACGACACACCGCTTAGACATGCGGTAAAGGATGATAATGTGGCAATGATGAGGCAACTGCTTGGCAAGGACCAAACCGGGTTGAGCTCGAGGGATGATTGCCGCGGGTTGCTATCATTTGCCGTCTCTGAGGGGTCGATGGCGGCATTCAAGTTGTTGGTTGACGAATATAAGATGGATGTAAACTCTAAAGACTCTGACGGTCGAACGGTACTGTTGGTCGCGTTGCGTGAGGAACTCGTGGATCCCACGAAAGTGGCAGACTTCTTTCTCGCAGATTCTCGAACTGACTTGATCTCGCCGGACTGCCTTGGCCGAACGCCACTTTCCTACGCTGCCCAAAACAATTATTTAGTGGCAgtcaagctccttctcgcCAAGGACGGAGTCGACGTTAACTCGAGGGACAATGAAGGACGCTCAGCCTTATCATGGGTAGCGGGTAGTGAGGGAAGGCATTTATCCATAGCTCAGCTTCTCGTCGAAGCTGGAGCCGATGTGGACTCAAAGGATGATAAAAGCCGCTCAATACTATCTTGGGTAGTATGGTATGGGCATTCAGCCATGGcccagcttcttgtccaGGCAGGCATCGACATCGATGCCAAGGACGAACGTGGCCGGACATCACTCTTAGAGGCGGCGAAGCAGCTACATCACATCGCGATTAAGCTACACGAGATTGACTCGGAAATCTCAAAGCACAACAAAGGGGTTTGTGAATGTACCGATCAACACGCG TATGCACCGCACGACCGCGAACCGTTGACGTCCATCCTGAGAAGATACAAGGCCATCTTTGACCTGCTAGTTGAGAATGGCGCTGGCGTCGAGGTTCGAGACCAAGATGGGCAGACGATAGAGTCTTATCGGGAAGCTGAACGAGACTTTTGGTCGTCGCTGAGGGATGGAATTCAAGATCAACCTCGGGGCCAGCATCGAGAATGTCCGCAGGGCTACTCTTCACCAGATTGTAGGGACACCGACAACTGTTTCTTTCCATACTGGTAA
- a CDS encoding Mannan endo-1,6-alpha-mannosidase produces the protein MFAPQTRAAGLLLLAHLLPVHSLELGSRDDILKTSKSLAADLIKFYHGNETGQVPGLLPQRTAKSKDDDLTYYFYQSGAFMSTYIDYWQLTGDETYNDLVMQGILHQVGQNEDFIPANQTLNAANDDQSIWAMAALTAAEYGFPDPPKDEPQWLDLAESVFESQRLRWDIEVEKKTCDGGLRWQIAFSNNGYDWKSAEANTFFFALSSRLARQTGNKTYVEYAEKVWDWLYDIELIDHDTFAVYDGSSVKSNCTQISKVQRSGAASSLALGAAYMYNQTDGSSTWKSRVQNLTSSFVDTFFQKDGSFAEASCPSDNKCARDLLTFKALSQRWLAVTSQIAPFTAEPILKALRKSAEESDADKDGDDALEQTMGELAVVSNLLISDAHAAVSWVDEKAKAGGSGSGNDSDSGSAGSSSDDKDDDSSATRLTGVNVVLALFAWALYFM, from the exons ATGTTTGCACCCCAAACCCGAGCTGCAGGCCTCCTGCTTCTGGCACATCTCCTTCCCGTTCACTCTTTGGAACTCGGTAGCCGAGATGACATTCTCAAGACTTCCAAGTCACTTGCTGCTGATCTCATCAAGTTTTACCACGGCAACGAGACCGGCCAAGTACCTGGCCTTCTGCCCCAGAGGACAGCTAAATCGAAGGATGACGATCTCACATACTACTTTTATCAGTCTGGGGCTTTCATGAGCACCTATATCGACTATTGGCAATTGACGGGCGACGAGACATACAACGACTTGGTGATGCAGGGCATCTTGCACCAGGTCGGTCAGAACGAGGACTTTATCCCAGCGAATCAGACTCTCAACGCTGCCAATGACGATCAGTCCATCTGGGCCATGGCTGCTCTGACTGCTGCCGAGTATGGGTTCCCTGATCCTCCCAAGGATGAGCCTCAGTGGCTCGACCTTGCCGAATCTGTGTTTGAGTCGCAACGCCTGAGATGGGACatcgaggtcgagaagaagacgtGTGATGGAGGTTTGCGGTGGCAGATTGCGTTTTCCAACAATGGATATGATTGGAAGTCGG CCGAGGCCAATACTTTTTTCTTCGCCCTCAGCTCTCGTCTCGCCAGACAAACCGGTAACAAGACCTATGTCGAGTATGCCGAGAAAGTGTGGGACTGGCTGTACGACATTGAGCTCATCGACCACGATACCTTTGCCGTCTATGACGGAAGCAGCGTCAAGTCAAACTGTACCCAGATCAGCAAGGTTCAACGATCTGGAGCCGCTTCTTCGCTTGCTCTCGGTGCGGCTTATATGTACAACCAG ACCGACGGCTCGTCAACCTGGAAGTCCCGAGTTCAGAACCTCACATCGTCCTTCGTCGACACCTTCTTCCAGAAGGACGGAAGCTTCGCCGAAGCATCTTGTCCCAGTGATAACAAGTGCGCCAGGGACCTCTTGACTTTCAAAGCTCTCTCTCAGCGATGGCTTGCCGTGACAAGTCAAATTGCTCCTTTCACTGCCGAGCccatcctcaaggccctcCGCAAGTCAGCTGAAGAGTCCGATGCGGACAAAGACGGAGACGATGCGTTGGAGCAAACCATGGGCGAGCTGGCTGTTGTTTCGAACCTGCTGATCTCGGATGCTCACGCTGCTGTTTCGTGGGTTgacgagaaggccaaggccggtGGCTCTGGTTCTGGTAACGACTCTGACTCGGGGAGTGCCGGTTCATCTTCTGATGACAAGGACGATGACAGCTCCGCTACGCGTCTTACGGGGGTGAACGTGGTTCTGGCCTTGTTTGCCTGGGCTCTGTACTTCATGTAA
- a CDS encoding HET domain-containing protein: MLYQHIPLTSNSQTRVLVLQPAQDKSEVLVGSLKVCDLQRSSGSIIPSSPFEALSYVWGPPSSTHTLTLGTASLPITANCDGALRELRWTSKERHLWIDSICIDQTDGGIRERNIQVAMMGDIYEAASDVLVWLGPSDEKTTALLRHFKRLYLIRDDFWEDLRHNLCSKFMNKCEGKWKTSQMWAVQEIIEGLLSRTWFERMWTLQELLLAKHATIMCGTQTMSWDALCQALELIEASFPLSSKGTRNFVNCFYACSDFKEMLEDIENNETDDGVKVLSRMVHHSRIRHATNPKDKIFALYGLSQKLGKPMPQPDYTQSISEIYTRATVAIMQQDNSLWPLENLWSENRRDDLPSWVPDWSEDSRWSDDLNQDLGHVPLDHADRDIPSHWDGPTEPAASIRISSDYKQLVLSGRTLGVVDHVVGDSSRVQAQTETLAATHGTVKYELAIRKHGAETIKLFRMLCCSTSAGDQSEAQLCQLLLTNSPTQPETSFMSGLRALRCVFETEASEKNRRYIFTRARNKLMRATNEMSRHSDVLSYVESDVDAALDAIFAGSDVASHESWVEGDCDRSLFNSLMSAASLYRLIRGLWINRSIFTTDSGLLGYAHGRALKGDRVVMFVGAEVPSVIRPRGGEFKIQGPAVVKARGSIMNALQGSLLKEFVLL, encoded by the exons ATGCTGTATCAACATATCCCATTGACGAGTAACTCGCAAACAAGGGTCTTGGTTCTCCAGCCTGCCCAAGACAAATCAGAGGTTCTGGTTGGATCATTGAAGGTATGTGACCTACAAAGGTCGTCGGGATCTATCATCCCGTCTTCTCCATTTGAGGCACTCTCCTATGTCTGGGGTCCCCCAAGTTCGACGCACACACTCACACTTGGTACTGCGTCTCTACCTATCACGGCCAACTGCGATGGGGCACTAAGAGAACTGAGGTGGACCTCGAAAGAGCGCCATCTTTGGATCGACAGCATTTGCATCGACCAGACTGATGGCGGCATCCGGGAAAGGAACATTCAAGTTGCTATGATGGGCGACATTTATGAAGCAGCTTCTGATGTTCTGGTTTGGCTTGGCCCAAGCGACGAGAAGACGACGGCACTCTTACGACACTTTAAGCGGCTATATCTAATTCGGGATGACTTTTGGGAAGATCTGAGACACAACCTGTGTTCTAAATTCATGAATAAATGTG AGGGCAAGTGGAAAACGTCGCAGATGTGGGCTGTCCAAGAAATCATCGAAGGACTCCTTAGCAGAACTTGGTTTGAGAGAATGTGGACTCTCCAAGAACTTCTCCTCGCAAAACACGCAACAATCATGTGTGGTACTCAGACCATGTCGTGGGATGCGCTCTGCCAGGCcctcgagctcatcgaggcctCGTTTCCCTTGTCGAGCAAGGGAACTCGGAACTTTGTCAACTGCTTCTACGCGTGCTCCGACTTTAAAGAGATGCTAGAAGACATTGAAAACAACGAGACTGATGATGGGGTTAAAGTGCTTTCGAGAATGGTTCATCATTCAAGAATCAGACATGCCACAAaccccaaggacaagatctttgcACTCTACGGTCTCTCACAAAAACTGGGGAAACCCATGCCGCAGCCGGACTATACCCAATCTATTTCGGAGATCTACACAAGGGCCACTGTTGCTATTATGCAGCAGGATAACTCTCTCTGGCCACTAGAAAATTTGTGGAGTGAGAACCGGCGAGACGATCTTCCTTCGTGGGTGCCAGACTGGAGTGAGGACTCCCGATGGTCCGATGACCTCAATCAGGACCTTGGACATGTTCCATTAGATCATGCGGATCGTGATATTCCTTCTCACTGGGACGGGCCAACTGAACCAGCCGCATCGATCAGGATATCCTCCGACTATAAACAACTTGTTCTCAGCGGCAGAACACTAGGAGTTGTTGATCATGTGGTTGGCGATTCTAGTAGAGTGCAGGCTCAAACCGAAACCCTCGCTGCAACTCATGGAACAGTCAAGTACGAACTGGCAATACGGAAGCACGGAGCAGAGACGATCAAGCTCTTCCGAATGCTATGCTGTAGTACCTCTGCGGGGGATCAGTCTGAAGCTCAACTTTGTCAGTTGTTGCTCACAAACAGCCCAACGCAACCCGAAACATCCTTCATGTCAGGGCTTCGAGCTCTGAGATGCGTATTTGAGACAGAAGCATCTGAGAAGAACCGACGGTACATCTTTACTCGTGCGAGGAATAAACTGATGAGAGCTACAAATGAGATGAGCAGGCATTCAGACGTTCTCTCCTACGTCGAGTCTGATGTTGATGCCgccctcgacgccatctTTGCCGGATCTGATGTTGCCAGTCACGAGTCATGGGTAGAGGGCGACTGCGATAGATCGCTGTTCAACTCTTTGATGTCTGCTGCTAGCCTTTACCGCCTCATAAGAGGCCTTTGGATCAACAGGTCCATCTTCACAACGGACTCAGGCCTTCTCGGGTATGCCCATGGACGAGCCTTGAAAGGCGACAGGGTGGTCATGTTTGTTGGTGCTGAGGTTCCAAGTGTGATCAGGCCTCGCGGGGGAGAGTTTAAAATCCAGGGGCCTGCGGTTGTCAAGGCAAGAGGGAGCATAATGAATGCTCTACAAGGCTCATTGTTGAAGGAATTTGTCCTACTCTAA
- a CDS encoding Zn(2)-C6 fungal-type domain-containing protein produces MDYETPSPQQNGAGKRGKPSKACVPCRARKIKCDAAVTGLPCSSCVSRQCAPNCVLSARKPRRRIVRTVAVEKESRAPRPDERTPEHAINSAQTTRTEASNQVTLPQTSPLDHNSSTPRDHQSRPDLHYLNILHDAITDSPTSPQHASNDTPGSRPDDDLIPRIRLWNKPPELDEVDNEFLTKKGVFDLPARCYMDMLVRTYFHQACSCSPVIERVEFLRSYQSGACSLFILYAIFAAATLFAPPEAISGCGFTHRSAAQESFFLKANLLYDFQYEKDTLRMLQGSLILGVIILDHPTDRDFQYWFHNSIRLAVKLDIHNTCARGDASFRQLKLYRRIWWVLYIRDVFHSFVNTQNLRLLESVPLLKLLNKDDWEIDDIHEESDLWSPISHQQKTSLIAHCELAQIFGNCLSTVKNGSHQGSHQDVRQLMRPLDVWRTSLAKKMGITDPFHDSEIYYPETLAISYRFEAIMCRLLRRCWRSRNVSGSEWAKQRLRSAIFELDTIAKRVLANGTIQKFPLTFVSTMPALLALHIETALDPSETDLVRSMAKLSINQTMLVLDQIKDVPAISRALPAFEMVLSRKNLYSTPSSHSESMQSPSAQDRPNQSSALLHAHTGIDSHLGLGEHLSPHGDFLGLDFLDRWEMEELDFTGIY; encoded by the exons ATGGACTACGAAACGCCCTCTCCTCAGCAGAACGGAGCGGGGAAACGAGGGAAGCCTAGTAAGGCGTGCGTTCCCTGTCGCGCACGCAAGATCAAGTGCGACGCTGCTGTGACTGGACTGCCCTGCAGCAGCTGTGTCAGCCGACAGTGCGCCCCGAATTGTGTCTTGTCGGCGCGCAAACCCCGAAGACG GATTGTACGCACAGTTGCCGTCGAAAAGGAGTCCAGAGCACCACGACCTGACGAACGT ACTCCAGAGCACGCAATAAACAGCGCTCAAACAACACGTACAGAGGCATCGAATCAGGTAACCCTACCTCAGACATCTCCTCTGGATCACAATAGCTCTACCCCTCGGGATCACCAGTCTCGGCCTGACCTACATTACCTCAATATTTTGCACGACGCCATCACCGACTCGCCAACAAGTCCACAGCACGCCAGCAACGATACTCCCGGCAGCCGACCTGATGATGACCTCATCCCTCGGATCCGGCTCTGGAATAAGCCACCGGAACTAGATGAGGTGGACAACGAGTTTCTTACTAAAAAGGGAGTTTTTGACTTGCCTGCTCGATGCTATAT GGACATGCTTGTTAGGACGTATTTTCATCAAGCCTGCTCTTGCAGTCCCGTCATCGAAAGAGTGGAGTTTCTCAGAAGCTATCAGTCGGGGGCCTGCTCCTTGTTTATACTCTACGCCATCTTTGCAGCCGCAACTCTCTTTGCGCCACCGGAAGCCATATCCGGCTGTGGATTCACTCACCGTTCGGCTGCTCAAGAATCATTCTTCTTAAAGGCAAATCTGCTTTACGACTTTCAGTATGAAAAAGATACCCTGCGCATGTTGCAGGGTTCACTCATCTTGGGTGTCATCATTCTTGACCATCCAACAGATAGAGACTTTCAGTATTGGTTCCATAACTCGATCCGCCTTGCAGTCAAGCTTGATATACATAATAC GTGTGCTAGAGGAGACGCATCTTTCAGACAGTTGAAGCTTTACAGGCGGATCTGGTGGGTTCTTTAC ATTCGTGATGTCTTTCATTCGTTCGTCAACACACAGAATCTTCGACTCCTTGAGAGTGTTCCCCTGTTAAAACTCCTCAACAAAGATGACTGGGAAATCGACGACATACATGAAGAATCCGACTTGTGGTCACCGATATCCCACCAGCAAAAGACTTCGCTAATTGCCCACTGCGAACTGGCCCAAATTT TTGGAAATTGCTTGTCTACAGTCAAGAATGGGTCTCATCAAGGGTCTCATCAAGATGTACGCCAACTGATGCGTCCACTGGATGTTTGGCGTACGTCCCTCGCTAAGAAGATGGGTATTACCGACCCTTTTCATGATAGCGAGATATACTACCCAGAGACCCTCGCAATAAGCTACAGgtttgaagccatcatgtGTCGCCTACTTCGTCGCTGCTGGCGTTCGCGAAATGTGAGTGGAAGTGAGTGGGCGAAGCAGAGACTTCGGTCAGCCATCTTTGAGCTTgacaccatcgccaagagAGTCTTGGCGAATGGAACTATCCAGAAGTTCCCATTGACTTT TGTCAGTACAATGCCGGCTCTCCTGGCACTTCATATCGAAACAGCACTTGATCCGTCAGAGACAGATCTTGTCCGCTCAATGGCCAAACTGTCAATTAACCAGACAATGCTGGTTCTTGACCAAATCAAGGATGTTCCTGCAATATCACGAGCCCTTCCGGCCTTTGAGATGGTGCTCTCTAGGAAGAACCTTTACTCGACTCCATCAAGTCATTCTGAGTCCATGCAGTCACCCTCAGCCCAGGATCGCCCGAACCAATCGTCTGCGTTATTGCACGCGCATACTGGCATAGACTCGCACCTCGGTTTGGGGGAGCATCTTTCTCCTCATGGCGACTTTTTGGGATTAGATTTCTTGGATCggtgggagatggaggagttGGACTTTACAGGCATCTACTGA
- a CDS encoding Efflux pump FUB11 — protein sequence MAPPPPSPSSSSTTIADVIEIEETTSFRPFQWAKARVRGPIDEEKFSEHNYVGEGTESNPFLVKFLPNDPQDAMTFAPWRKWMITILQAIATLAVTFVSSAYTGGIREIIRAFDISQEVATLGVSLFVLGFAVGPLLWAPLSELYGRQKIFVFTYFALTAFNVGAACAQTMPTLLVLRFLAGAFGSSPLTNAGGVIADMFNHTERGLAGSLFGLAPFLGPAIGPIVGGFLGETEGWRWLLGLMAIFTGVFWILITLLVPETYAPYLLRQRAQMLSERTGRVYISLLDAGQPPKSISSQLKVALTRPWILLFKEPIVLLLSIYISIIYGTLYMCFAAFPIVFQVGRGWSPGIGGLAFIGTAVGVSLATLTAIFENKRYVRLAAAKGGMLDPEARLRLAMLGSVFIPIGLFWFAWTTYPSIHWAVPIVGSVFFGLGLVLVFLSLLNYLIDSYVVFAASVLAANSVLRSLFGAAFPLFTPHMYENLGVQWAGSVPAFLALACVPFPFLFYKYGARIRLKCQYASEAVQILQKMRAQHAAAMQEQSVLQDEETGRARSNSH from the exons ATGGcgcctcctcccccaagtccctcgtcctcctcgacgaccatCGCTGATGTCATCGAAATCGAAGAAACCACAAGCTTCAGGCCGTTTCAATGGGCAAAGGCCCGGGTCCGAGGCCCGATCGATGAGGAGAAGTTCTCCGAGCACAACTACGTAGGCGAGGGAACAGAATCGAATCCTTTCCTCGTCAAGTTCCTCCCCAACGATCCTCAAGATGCCATGACTTTTGCGCCATGGAGGAAATGGATGATTACCATTCTTCAAGCGATCGCAACTCTGGCTGTCACCTTCGTGAGCTCTGCATATACTGGAGGCATAAGGGAAATAATCCGCGCCTTTGACATATCCCAGGAAGTAGCAACTCTGGGTGTGTCGCTCTTTGTATTGGGCTTTGCTGTTGGGCCACTGCTCTGGGCTCCTCTGTCTGAGCTGTATGGAAGGCAAAAGATCTTTGTCTTTACGTACTTTGCCTTGACTGCGTTCAATGTTGGAGCTGCTTGCGCGCAGACAATGCCAACTTTACTCGTCCTTCGCTTCCTCGCCGGCGCCTTCGGTTCTTCTCCATTGACCAACGCGGGAGGCGTCATTGCGGACATGTTCAACCATACTGAACGCGGTCTGGCAGGCAGTCTATTTGGTCTTGCTCCCTTCTTGGGGCCCGCCATTG GCCCCATTGTCGGTGGCTTCCTCGGAGAGACAGAGGGCTGGCGTTGGCTTCTAGGCTTGATGGCAATCTTCACTGGGGTTTTCTGGATTCTCATTACACTTCTTGTTCCGGAAACATACGCCCCATATCTTCTTCGCCAACGGGCCCAGATGCTCTCTGAAAGAACAGGCAGAGTCTACATCTCGCTCCTCGACGCCGGTCAGCCTCCAAAGTCCATTTCCAGTCAGCTTAAAGTTGCTCTCACACGACCCTGGATCTTGTTATTCAAAGAGCCCATCGTCCTGCTCCTCTCGATAtacatctccatcatctaCGGCACCTTGTACATGTGCTTTGCCGCCTTTCCCATTGTCTTTCAAGTAGGACGAGGCTGGAGCCCAGGCATTGGAGGCCTAGCTTTCATCGGGACTGCAGTTGGTGTGTCACTTGCCACTCTGACAGCCATTTTTGAAAACAAGCGTTATGTACGTTTGGCAGCTGCCAAGGGTGGTATGCTTGACCCAGAGGCCAGACTTCGTCTGGCGATGCTTGGGTCTGTTTTTATACCTATTGGACTGTTCTGGTTTGCTTGGACGACATATCCTTCCATCCATTGGGCTGTGCCGATTGTTGGCTCAGTGTTCTTTGGTCTGGGGTTGGTTCTGGTCTTTCTTTCTCTACTAAACTATCTGATTGACTCTT ATGTGGTCTTTGCTGCTTCGGTCTTGGCCGCCAATTCTGTCCTTCGATCTCTCTTTGGTGCAGCCTTTCCTCTATTCACGCCGCATATGTACGAGAATCTCGGTGTTCAATGGGCAGGCTCCGTTCCGGCGTTTCTGGCTCTTGCCTGTGTTCCATTCCCGTTTCTATTTTACAAATACGGTGCTCGGATTAGACTCAAGTGCCAATATGCCTCTGAGGCTGTTCAGATTCTTCAGAAGATGCGAGCTCAGCATGCTGCAGCCATGCAAGAACAATCAGTGCTGCAAGATGAGGAGACCGGGAGAGCCAGATCAAACAGCCATTAG
- a CDS encoding CFEM domain-containing protein, whose protein sequence is MKTSTSIRLAAAGVISLASMAQAQSVCAINCFQGVITDHPPLDCTEANMYLCFCKRSNLQNWFAECIWDECGSQSEAAIAFGVNLCADYGITITPPTKPEEQPTTTKAEPKPTTQAEEEPESTQAEEEPESTQAETQPTSTKAEEQPEETQAEETEAEETQPAEETKATTAAAPAETSAETEKPAAPKPTTVVVKPSHADNTTVVSPTNPPTVVNMGASNAASGILAAAGLAVAAFQLL, encoded by the exons ATGAAGACCTCCACCTCGATCCGCCTTGCCGCCGCCGGCGTCATCAGCCTCGCCTCCATGGCTCAGGCTCAGTCCGTCTGCGCCATCAACTGCTTCCAGGGCGTCATCACCGATCACCCCCCTCTGGACTGCACTGAGGCGAACATGTACCTGTGCTTCTGCAAGCGCTCCAACCTCCAGAACTGGTTCGCCGAGTGCATCTGGGACGAGTGCGGTAGCCAGTCCGAGGCCGCCATCGCCTTTGGCGTGAACCTGTGCGCTG ACTacggcatcaccatcactcCTCCCACCAAGCCCGAGGAGCagcccaccaccaccaaggccgagcCCAAGCCTACCAcccaggccgaggaggaaccCGAGTCGAcccaggctgaggaggagcccgAGTCCACCCAGGCCGAGACCCAGCCCACTTCcaccaaggctgaggagcagccTGAGGAGAcccaggccgaggagactgaggctgaggagacccagcccgccgaggagaccaaggctACCACTGCTGCCGCTCCTGCCGAGACCTCTGCCGAGACCGAGAAGCCTGCTGCTCCCAAGCCCACCACCGTTGTCGTCAAGCCCTCGCACGCCGACAACACCACCGTCGTCAGCCCCACCAACCCTCCTACTGTTGTCAACATG GGTGCTTCCAACGCTGCCTCTGGCATCCTGGCTGCTGCCGGTCTTGCCGTCGCTGCCTTCCAGCTTCTGTAA
- a CDS encoding CFEM domain-containing protein: MKAAFVVLAIAGLASAAEKTMFDALPECSHDCLTKAIKGSSSCKPEDNDCLCEVDNYRNIYTGAQACVLQACGAAKSVEDVLPAAAQFCYDVTGGATAPPVDESATVKSTGSATTKAAESTGTPEAAATATSSTASPDGAAAMGSIGGFGMMVLGLLAAF, from the exons ATGAAGGCTGCTTTTGTTGTTCTCGCCATTGCTGGCCTCGCCAGCGCCGCTGAAAAGACCATGTTTGATGCGCTACCCGAGTGCTCGCATGACTGtctcaccaaggccatcaagggtTCATCCAGCTGCAAGCCCGAGGACAATGACTGTCTCTGCGAGGTGGACAACTACCGCAACATCTACACTGGAGCCCAGGCCTGCGTTCTTCAAGCATGCGGTGCTGCCAAGTCAGTTG AGGATGTCCTTCCAGCTGCAGCTCAGTTCTGTTACGACGTGACTGGTGGTGCCACCGCTCCACCAGTCGACGAGTCGGCCACCGTCAAGTCCACTGGATCAGCTACCACCAAGGCAGCCGAGTCGACTGGCACCcctgaggctgctgccactgccaccaGCTCAACCGCCTCACCCGACGGAGCGGCTGCCATGGGCTCCATCGGCGGCTTCGGCATGATGGTGCTGGGTCTGCTCGCCGCCTTTTAG